The DNA window CAAAGGTAGAGAACATAAAAGAAAATAAAATATAAGACTTAAAAAATTACTCCTATTTATTCTCTAAAAAGACCAAAATTGCCTCAAGAGCGGATTCTGGCTCTACAAAATTGACAAAATCTGATACGTCTTCCAAGACTTTTTTCCCTTCTGCCATTACCTCTTTGGGCACCATTATGAAAACTGGGATGTTCTGAAGTCTGCATCCATAAAGCAAATCATTTGGTGTTATCTTTTGGTCTGTCAATGGCAGGAACTTGTGGAGATATCCAACAACTGCACACAGCTTATCAGTAGAATCGATATGTGCAAGAAACTTTCCATGGCCATCTAAACCGTTTCCCAATGTCATTGTATTGTATCCTTTCGCAATGAAAGAGCTTAATATCTTTGAATCCGTACCTTCCAGATATCCTATTCTTCTTCTCATTATATCACTCCTTAATCTATTAATTCCATTAGAAACAATATTTATTTTTCATTTGTATATCTAATAGCTAAATAATCTTATTATCCTCTAATATTTATATTTATTTATAGATACTTGATTAATCTAGGCCAGATAAAGCCAGTATGATATTTTTATTTGACTTTAATGGGGATATTACGCCCACTAGAAAAATAATTTGGGCCAGTGGTAATTTATAATTTAGAAAAGTAGAATTTAGCTTGAATATGACCATTATAGAACAAAAATGGATAATTAAGTTGATAAATTAACAGTAATATTTTTAAATCATTTGGAATCAGATTAATATAGATATTATGGAGCCCATAAGTATGAAAACTACTTTTATTAATACGACGGGATTTTAATTTTATTCATAGGCTCCTAATTTGAAGTAAATTTATGATTTTACTTATATTCTAGGGTGGGGATTATTATGTCAAAGGTCAAAATAACAGACACAACATTGAGGGACGCTCATCAGTCACTGATAGCCACAAGGCTTGAAATTGAGGATATGCTAGAGATAGTTGGAGAAATGGATAAAGTAGGATTCCATTCATTTGAAATGTGGGGCGGGGCCACTTTTGATTCTGCTATAAGGTATCTAAATGAGGATCCATGGGAAAGAATCACAAAGCTAAAGGAAATTGCACCTAAAACACCCTTTCAAATGCTCTTAAGGGGGCAGAACTTAGTTGGTTACAAACATTACCCTGACGATATTGTCCATAAATTTGTTGAGGCCTCGTTTACAAGGGGTATTGATATCTTTAGGATCTTTGATGCCTTAAATGACGTTAGGAACATGGAAGTTCCAATTGAGGCTATTAAGAAAGTTGGCGGACATGCCCAAGCTGCACTAAGCTATACAATTAGCCCTGTTCACACAATTGATTATTACATCAAGGTGGCCGAAGAGATGGTTGCCTTAGAAATTGATTCTATTTGTATTAAAGATATGGCGGGCTTGATTAATCCGATGGATGCCTTTAATCTTGTCAAATCACTTAAAGAGAACTTTGATCTGCCTGTATGTTTACATTCACACTGCACAAGCGGGATGGCGCCAACAAGCTACTTCAAGGCAATTGAAGCTGGTGTCGATATAATTGATACCGCAATAGGCCCTTTTTCATTTGGAACAAGCCAGCCTGGCGTAGAAACAATGTGCGCAATGCTTGAAAACACAGAATACAAATCTGACCTAGACATTGAAAGAGTCTACAAGATTGCCAATTACTTCAAAAAATTAATGGATAAATACAAAGGACTTCTTAGTGAAGCATCGATCACAGTAAACACTCAGATTCTTCATTTCCAGATACCTGGGGGCATGATGTCAAATCTCGTATCACAGCTAAGAGATCAGAATGCAGAGAACAGGCTTGACGAAATACTTCTTGAAGTTCCAAAAGTGAGGAAAGAATTAGGATACCCGCCGTTAGTTACCCCTCTTAGTCAAATAGTTGGTGCCCAAGCTACATTGAATGTCCTTTCTGGCCAGAGATACAAACTTATCCCAAACGAAGTTAAGAACTATGTTAAGGGACTTTACGGCAGACCCGCTGCACCTATTGACAAAGATATCCAAAAGCTCATAATTGGGAACGAAAAGGTTTCTTATGAAAAATCTCCCGATTTAAAGAATCCTTCTTACCAGAAATTCAAAGACGAGGTAAAGGACAAAATCGAGAAGGAAGAAGATGTACTTTCTTATGCACTTTTTCCTGAGATCGCACTGGCCTTCTTTGAAAAAAGAAAAAATCATGTGGCAAAACCAAAAGTTGAGCACAAAGAAATAGAAAAAGCAGCGCCTAAAGAAATCACAAAAACTCAACCAGTAAAACAGCAACCACAGCCTAATGGGGGCGTCTCTTTGAAGGCTCCTTTACCAGGAGCTATCCTAAAAATAGTTGGAGAGATAGGAAAGCCTGTGAAAAAGGATTCAGTCGTTTTCATCATATCTGCAATGAAGATGGAAAATGAAATTGTGTCTCCCGCATCCGGTGTCCTACAGAAGGTCTTTGTAAAAGAAGGCGATATCGTACAAACTGGTGATGTTCTAGCAACAATTGCATAGACTTTTTATTTTATACTTTTCTTAAAATATATTGATATTATTTCATCGAGTTACTTAGGCATACAAAAGCGGCCAAATATCTTAAAAACAAAGGATAATTAATAGGTCTGAAAAGCAAGCTAAAGATTAAATGTTTAAGAGAGTGAAATAGCTGACAGAGGAAATAAGAATAATACCAGTTTTAGACATACCGCTTATTAAAGAAAAAGATGACCTTGCGAAGATTATTTCTCAAAGAATTAAACTAAAAGATAATGATATTATTGTCATCTGTGAAACTGTCGTTTCAAAAGCGCAAGGGAGAATCATAGATATCAAAAAAATAAAGCCGGGCAATAAAGCTATGGAACTCTCTAAAAAAACTGGAAAAGATCCAAGGCTAGTGCAACTTATTCTTGATGAATCAAAGGAAGTGCTGAAAACTGGCGACACAGTTATTGTAGTTGAGACTAAAGATGGAAATATATGCGCAAGCGCTGGCATAGATGTTTCAAATGTCTGCGGGGATGAATCGTTTGTCGGGCTTCTGCCAAAAGATCCGGATCAAGAAGCAGATAAAATTAGGATTTCATTGAAAAAGATAACTGGGAAAGATGTGGCCATAATTATATCAGATACCCAAGGAAGACCCTTTAGAAGCGGTGCTATTGGAGTTGCAATAGGCGTTTCAGGCATGAAGCCTTTGTGGAAAAGGGCTGGGGAAAAGGACCTATATGGGTATGAGTTAAAATCTTCGATAATAGCAACTGCAGACGAAGCGGCTTCGGCAGCATCACTTCTCATGGGGCAAGCAGACGAAGGAATCCCAGTTGTAGTTATTAGGGGCGCAAGATACCTAAAAGGCGAAGGTTCTTCAAAAGAACTATTAAGAGAAAAAGAGAAGGACCTATTTAGATACTAATAGAGAATATTAATTGGCCCTTTTTTTATCTTGCCTTCTGGAAAACTAATTTTGATTAATTTATCCTCAGCTTTTATCTTGTAGCCTTTTGGGAACGTGATATACTTCATTCCAGCTACACCTTGCAAGTTATCAGTTTTTATCATGAGCCCTTCAATGTTTCTCTCTAGGTAACTAATCACTTTTGGGTCAATTTCTTTTACGATAAATACTTCTCCTTCATTAAGTACCGATAAAACTATTGTCATGCCATAATTATAAATCTACAAATATAAATATCTTTGCTAATATTTAGCCTTTTCTTCTTTTTGGAGAGATAAGAACAGATATTCCAAATATTGCCGAACACACTATGGCAATTGATGAGCCTGTCGGCAAATCAAAGGAAAATGACATCAGCATTCCTAAAAGACACGATACCACCCCTACTATAGGCGAGAAGATTATTATCTTCTTCATGTCATACGAAAACTGGTATACTGAAGAGGTGGGATTTATCATCAGAGCAAATACCAATAGCCCACCAACAAGTTTTAATGAAAATGCCACTGTTAGGCTTGTTAAAATAAGAATCAGGTAATAAAAGGGCTTATCGTTTATTCCTGAGGACCTTGCAAGTTTTCTGTCAAATAAAATTGCGTTGATCTCTTTAAAGAACATTACTACAAATAATATTGCAATAACTGTGATGATTAACAAATAAATGATGTCGGCTGTTGTCATTCCTAATACGCTACCCCATAGTATGCTCATAGCAGTGCTTGACATGGCCGTGTCGGGAGATAAATTCAGAAACAATAATCCTATTGCCATTGATAAAGAAAATATTACCCCAATTACAACATCCGTCTTTAGCTTTGCTTTGTCAGCCAAAGGCCCTAGAGCCAGCGAAACAAAAGTAGAAAATAATAGTGCAAAAATTAAAGGATCCTTCCTTAAGAATAAACCAAGGGCTGCACCTGCAAATGCTGCGTGGGACATGGCAAATCCCAGAGAAGAAAGATTCATCCTCACAACGAATGTGCCCATCAAAGAACAGGTATAGCCAGTTAAAACAGCGCCTATAATCGCAAAAAGAATTATTTTTGTAGAAAAGAAGTCTAGCATACCATTCCCTTGTATCCCATCTCAAGAAGCTCTGGTTTTAAGATATCCTCTTTATTGCCGTCAGCAACAATCCTCCCATTGTCCATCACAATGACTCTGTTGCATGATTTTGGAATCGAGGCTATATCATGGATAACGATCACAAAGGTCATGCCTTTGCTTTTATGAAAATGGATAAGTTTTTCTGAAACTTCTCTTCTTGCTTCAAAGTCAAGATTTGAAAAAGGTTCGTCCATTAGTATAATCTCTGGTTCCTTTGCAAGTGCCCTTGCAATCATTACTTTCTGTGCTTGGCCACCTGAGAGTTTTCCGATGGGTCTTTTTGAAATACTATTGATACCCATATACTCCATCATGTTGCTCGCAATTTCTTTATCCTTTTTTGTTATTGGTTTCAATAGGCCAATCTTTCCATATCTTCCCATTAAAACAACATCTGAAACTAAAAATGGAGTTAGCTCGTCAATAGAATAATCCTGAGGGACGTAGCCAACATATTTTCTTATACTATTCCCATCCCCTCTCAAAGCTTTTCCCAGTACCTTGACCTCGCCACTGTTGGATTCAAGGAGCCCGTTGATAGTTTCAAGCAGGGTTGTTTTGCCGGCGCCATTTGGGCCAATCACAGCTATGAATTCGCCTTTGTTTATATTAAGCGAGATATTTTTTAAACAAGGAATTTTTTCTCCTTCGTATGTTGTGTCTACTGCATTTAGCTCTATTGCTTTGTCCATTTTTGAACCTCAAAAAGTTCAGTATAATCTTTACCCATAATCTCTTCGGCAAGCATTTCAAGATCGTCATGCCCAACATGATGTCTAATTTCATCTAGTACATCTTTTTTGGGGATAATGGCAATGCCTTCAGTGCCTTTATAAAAAACAATCTTTATTGGTAAACCATCGGACACTTTTAGATTCGCCTTCCCAGTTGTTGCACCTGATGTGAACTGTATCCCATCAATTGTACAAGATAGAGGTGGCTTTAGGGGCATTGTAATCTCGGCAGAAATCTCAAACGGAGAGCTACTAAGGGTCTTTTTCGCAAAGATGCCCATTTTTGCACCAAGCACCAGATAAGGCCCGAGATGCCCATGAAACTCAGAAAGTCTTTTAGATAAATCTTCTGAGGATATGTTATCAAAATCAATCGTTGTTACTTTCATTTTATCACCATAGCACCAATGGTGATTTCGTAGCACTGCTTATAAAAGTTTTCATTTAGGTGAGTTTTGGCTTATTAAACTCCCAAAAGAAATTGAAAATCAGGATCTTTCGATAGTTCTTCGTGATCTAAAACAGTTTAAGGATACAATGAAGCATGTCGTAAAGCCTTCTTACAAGTAATTATTCTAAATATTTTAATATGTTCTTATGGATATCTTCTATGCTCATTTCCCCATCAATTATGATGAATTTGTATTTTTTTGATAGACTTTCATATATATCAAAAACTTTCTTTTGAAAATCAAAATTTTCTTCGTAAAGGTCTTTTTCTTTTCTCCTTTTCATAGCAGATTCGGGTCTCACGCGGATATAGAATACCATATCAGGATCAAGAGAATATTTCTCTATCTCTTCAATCCATTTAGGATCAACTCCATTCGCACCTTGGTATGCCATATTAGAATATTTATATCTATCAGATATCACAATCTTATCTTCATTTAGTGCCTTCTTTACTTTGAGATAATGTTCGTGCCTGTCGGCAGCATAGAGCATTGCAATTGTTTCAGACGCAAGAGAGATCTTTTTTTCTAGATTTGATTTAATGACTTTTCCAATAGGCTCCTCATATATGGGCTCGTGAGTCAATAGGACATCAAAACCTTTCTTTTTAAAAAATGAGGATAGTAATTTTGCCTGTGTTTCTTTCCCTGATGCATCTATGCCCTCAAAGACTATGAATCGTTTCATATACTGATTAGGGGTGATTTGATTTTTATGGTTTAGTGTAAAGAAGCTAAAAGCCCATTATAGTAAAACTTTTAAGTTGCCTCATTCATGGGACACTAATGACTTATAAACCAGTCTTTATCAGAATGGCTGCTGCAGGTAACTTCGAAAAAAAATTTCTCTTAGAGTTTCAGAAAGAATTACAAAACCTTCTTTGGGAACTTGGGATAAAAGCAACTTGTTTTTTTTCTAATTCAGGGAGCAGCATTGAAATTGATCATATCCCAAGTGGAGCCTACACATCCCATATTGGAAAGTATAATACGCACACCTTATTTGCCTATGGCCAGAAAAAGCGAGAAGAGTCATTAAAAAAAGTAGGAAAGTTAGATGCGCTAATAAAGGTATTAGTTATCGTAGATGTTGAGATATTCAAGCAAGGATTTACGGGAACCTTATTTGGAGAGGCGGAAGTCGGGAAAGAAATAGCAATTATATCGACAGCCCCCCTAGAAAATCACTTCAAGAGCAGTTTTCTCATTAAGGAAAGAGCATTAAAAGAAGCCATGCATGAACTTGGCCATACTCTTGGGCTTGACCACTGTAAGACCCCTGGGTGCGCAATGAACATTTCAAAAGATATCTACGACATAGATGAAAAAAAGAAAACTTATTGTATTAATTGTCTGAATATATTGTTTCAGGGCCATCCTTAAGAAACTCTTATGTAAACGGTGTTTGGGAAACCTGATTCTGCCATCCCTTTGTAAACTACTTCTCCTGTATTTTTGCTAACCTCAAATTTTAAGGCGTGGTAGCTTACAGTGAGATTATTTCCTTCAAGTTTTCCAATTCCTCTCAAAACTTCTATTTCATAGTAAGTACCTTTGTCGGCTATCTTGTATGTTGGGCTGTAAGGGTGAAATGAATATGATCTTGTGTCTGCTATCTTCTGCCCATTCTCCCAGATATAAGCATCTACTAGCTTCAATGCATTTTTCTCTGAAATTGGGATCATTGTTTCCATCTGTGTTTTTAGATTATCCCTCTCATCTGTGACGAGATTTTTTTCCATAGTAAGCGTTTCAATATCATCCTTCAAATCCTTATTTTCAGTGAACATCAAATAAGATGCCGCCCCGAGAATAAGGATAAGTATGCCGAGTATTGCAATTATATTTTTACTCATAATATCACTTGTTTCTACTAATACTAAAAAAATATCTATATAAATATTTGTAAAAACTGATAATTAATTATTAATTATCATCGTTATATACAGTATTTGTTATAGATTATAGACGATAGTTTAATCTTTTTAGAAAGATTTAAATATTCTTTTCCAAAATGCTGTTTATGGACAGGAAACTCAGGGTGGGTATTTCACTTTCTCTTATTTTTTTTACCTTAACGTTGTTTATGGCTTATGTCTTAGCCGAAAATGGTTCAAGTTCTCAGCATTATAGATTTCAGATGAAGTTTTTAGGAACAGAAGGAACAGTAAGGCCAGATGAAAATCTTAGGCTTTCAGATGTCAGATTTATTATAGACAAAGAAACAATTACACTAAAGATGAATGTTTACATTCCAAGAAATTCTGGAATAGATAAAATGGAAATTTCTTTAGTCAATGATCCTGACAGGTCAAAAAGGTTTTTCCTTGAGCCTGCCGAGGCCAAGGGGGTAGTGAGCTCAATTAAGCCACTTTATATGAACGCTAGCCAATCTTATTTTTTAAGAGACGGAGATGTAAATAGGAAAATATCACTTTTGACTCTTACATACAAAAGAGTTGGGGATTATTATTACCAGTTACCCCTAAACGCGACAGTTGATTCTTTTTATGGTGAATTTTGGATTGTCTTTGATAAGGGTACAAATGACCCTTCAATATTACACGAAAATAATAACATTAGTCTATCTTTTTCATACCCATATGGGGACGCAGCAATTAATGGAATTAAAGTTCCTGATGATTACACAATAACTACAGTTACACCAGAAACAACTGAGAGGGTTAAATCTTTCATCGTCTATTACTCTGCACCACCAACTAGTGTATTCATTGAGGCTGTGAAGGGTCAGCCAGAACCAACTCCTTGGGAAAAGATGGGTGCTTGGGGTAATTCAAATCTTGGTGTCATCCTTATAGCCTTTACCATATTGAGCGGTGTAGATATTATACTTGAGTATTTAGCCAACTGGAGACATTTAATAAGAATAAGAAATAGTAGACATGCCAAAGCTATCGCCAAGAAAGAGGAATGTGATGAAAGATCTCCCCCACCCGATAGAACAGTTAGGCCAAGACCTATCCCTCCTGCGCCAGTTGAGAGAGAAAGGCCTCTTAGAAGGGAAGAGCCAACTAGCAGATACCGCCCATATGGCAAAGTAGATAGTACAAAGGATCTAATTGACGATATGAAAAGACTTGAGAAAGCCATGGAAGATTATGAGAACTCAGTCAGATTAAGAAAAAAGTAAAGGTTGGAAGATATCTTGGATGATAAAAAATCTGTAGGCATATACGCGGCATCTTTAGTAAAAGATGGGGATGTCGTGGGGCTTGGAACAGGCAGTACAACTGCATTTACGATAATCGAACTTGGGAAAAGAATAAGAGAAGAAGGTATCTCAATATATGGCATACCTACTTCTTTTCAGGCAAAGCTATTAGCGGTAGAATCAAACATCCCCATTACAACTCTTGACGAACATGATATTGATATATCAATTGATGGCGCAGATGAAGTAGACCCTACACTATGCCTACTAAAAGGTAGAGGTGGGGCCCTTTTGCAGGAAAAGATAATTGATTACAGTGCAAATAGATTTGTTGTTGTTTGCGAAGAGAGAAAACTTGTAGAAAAACTTGGAAAATTTTTTCCAGTGACTATCGAAGTATTCCCACTTGCCTATAGAAAAGTCTTTGAATTATTGTCTTCTTTTGGGAGCCCAGTGTTAAGAAAGGGGGACAAAAAAGATGGGCCTGTGATGACGGATAATGGAAACTTCATAATTGATCTATTTACATCTGTTGAAAATCCTAAATCCATGGAAAAGGAACTTAATGATATACCTGGTATATTTGAAAATGGCATATTTACTTCAAAATGCGAAGTAGTATTCATGAAAGATGGAAAAATGGTAGTTCTAAAATCATGATGATAAAATATATATAAGAAAAAAATAAATAAAAGACAGGTGGTAAGAATGAAAGAATATGCTAAGGAATTAAAAATCAATGTTCCGGAGAAAAGTGACATGGATAAAGGATTAATGGACATGCTAAAGTTCTTTTTGGATACCGAATCAAAGGTTAAGATATACCTATATCTTTTAAAAAAGGGCAATTCAACGTATGATAATATTGCAGAAGGAACAGCAATATACCCAAGCGCTTGCCGCGAATCATTAGCATCAATGGAACAGATGAAGGTAGTAGAGAAGGCCCCGGGGGACCCAGAAACATATACCGCTGTTTCTCCTTCAAAACTTGTAGACCGAAAGATTGGCCAACTTGAAAAAGAACTTAATGATTTCTTAAAACTTGAAGAGGTAATAAAAGATAAAAAGGAGATTAAAACACCAATACTTCCTTTCAAAATAAAGATTGAAAGAGTCGAAAATTCGGAGAATAAAGATGAGGAATGAAATCTATTGATAAGAATTGATAATGAGCTATTAGATTTCATAACACATGCTGCAAAAAATACCTATCCAAATGAGTTTGCTGCTTTTTTGAGAGAGAATGAAGGGGTAATTTCTGAAGTTGTTTTTTCTCCTTTTAGTATATTTGGGAAAAATTCATCTACAATTTCTCATTTTAGCCTTCCTCTTGACACGACTATCATAGGTACTGTCCACTCCCATCCAAGCAGAAATGGCTCGCCTTCTGAAGGTGATCTAAATTTTTTCTCACATTACGGAAAGATCCATATAATAGTCAGATACCCTTATGAAAGGGGCGACTATTTCTTTTATTCAAGGAATGGTGAAAGTTTAGAATATGAGGTTGTTTGATGCAGCTAAAAGAATTACTTCTTAACTCTCTTTCAAAATCTGTTTCTGAATTGGTAGAAAAAAAAGAATATGTACCTGTGTCTTTTTCTGGAGGCGTAGATAGTTTTATCGTTTCGGCATTAGCTAAGAAATACTCAAATCCAATACTCTACACAATTGGGAATGAGAATTCAAAAGACCTTTATTATTCAAAAATTGCTTCTAAATCTTTAGATTGCCCCTTAGAAATAATCAAGTTATCGGATGGAGAGATAATAAAAGGAATTGAAAGAACAATAGAGTTAATCGGAGCGGATAACAGTCTTGATGTTTTGATAGGATCTACATTTTACCTTGTTGCAAAAAGAATAAATCAGGATAGTTTTGATGTTTGCCTGTCTGGGCAGGGTGCAGATGAATTGTTTTTTGGGTATGACAAATATAGAAGGGCTTTAGCTAAAGGCGAAAATCCAATTGATTTAAGGAACAAGGATGTAGCGGAGTTGGGAGGCATACTTTCTAAGAGAGAATACAAGATATTTGATAGTTTTGGTATAAAATTTATGTCTCCATTTTTAGACGAAGAAGTTAAAAAAATAGGGATGCAAATTGAAAGAGAGTGTAATCTGAAAAATTCTGATGATGATCTAAGAAAACATATCCTTAGAGAGATTGCAAAGGATTTGGGCGCACCGCCTGAGATTATTTATCGCAAGAAGAAAGCACTTCAGTATGGCTCAGGCATCCTTGATGATGTTAGAAGAATATCCAAAGAAAATGGATTTGCCCCATCTCTAAATGCTTATCTAGAATCTATAAAAAAAGGGATTTAATATAAATAAAATAAAAGATTTATTTTTTCTTGCCGAAGCCTATGATCTTCATGAAGAAATTCATTGGTGTAGATTTTGGACTTATTGTTATTGTAACTGTATCGCCACAGTCTTTCTCGTCGCTTGTAAAACTAATTGTACCAGGTTGGGCTCCTCTAAATGTCCAAGTTATCCACTTAATTTTTGGGTCTGTTATGCTTGGAATAAATCCTGCGTGTATTAAGTTCCAATTTTCATCAAAATATTCTACATTTATCAACTCAAGAGGCCCTATTTGATACGGCAGTCCTCCATTAGCTACAATACCAGTTACTATGTCGCTGATTGTTTCATCGCCGATATTAACATCGCCCAGAGCTTCTACACGTAAAGATATTGTTAATATATCTCCAACGTGAGCTGAAGTTCTACTAATCCTATAGTAGTCATTACATGAGTATGTTGGGCCAGTTGCCGTTATTGATGCAACACCAAAAACGCTTGTTACAAAAAGTAACGTTACTAAAATTGCATATAATTTCCTCATATTATCCCTCTTATGTAGGGAATAATCATCATTTATAAGAGTTACGAATCATTATCGCTAAAAATTGAGAATATCTCAAAAAATAATCGTGAAAAAATAGTAACTCTTTTATTAATCGTTTACAATATAACTATT is part of the Methanofastidiosum sp. genome and encodes:
- a CDS encoding asparagine synthase C-terminal domain-containing protein; amino-acid sequence: MQLKELLLNSLSKSVSELVEKKEYVPVSFSGGVDSFIVSALAKKYSNPILYTIGNENSKDLYYSKIASKSLDCPLEIIKLSDGEIIKGIERTIELIGADNSLDVLIGSTFYLVAKRINQDSFDVCLSGQGADELFFGYDKYRRALAKGENPIDLRNKDVAELGGILSKREYKIFDSFGIKFMSPFLDEEVKKIGMQIERECNLKNSDDDLRKHILREIAKDLGAPPEIIYRKKKALQYGSGILDDVRRISKENGFAPSLNAYLESIKKGI
- a CDS encoding formylmethanofuran dehydrogenase subunit E family protein encodes the protein MKVTTIDFDNISSEDLSKRLSEFHGHLGPYLVLGAKMGIFAKKTLSSSPFEISAEITMPLKPPLSCTIDGIQFTSGATTGKANLKVSDGLPIKIVFYKGTEGIAIIPKKDVLDEIRHHVGHDDLEMLAEEIMGKDYTELFEVQKWTKQ
- a CDS encoding Mov34/MPN/PAD-1 family protein, whose protein sequence is MIRIDNELLDFITHAAKNTYPNEFAAFLRENEGVISEVVFSPFSIFGKNSSTISHFSLPLDTTIIGTVHSHPSRNGSPSEGDLNFFSHYGKIHIIVRYPYERGDYFFYSRNGESLEYEVV
- a CDS encoding coenzyme F420-0:L-glutamate ligase; amino-acid sequence: MTEEIRIIPVLDIPLIKEKDDLAKIISQRIKLKDNDIIVICETVVSKAQGRIIDIKKIKPGNKAMELSKKTGKDPRLVQLILDESKEVLKTGDTVIVVETKDGNICASAGIDVSNVCGDESFVGLLPKDPDQEADKIRISLKKITGKDVAIIISDTQGRPFRSGAIGVAIGVSGMKPLWKRAGEKDLYGYELKSSIIATADEAASAASLLMGQADEGIPVVVIRGARYLKGEGSSKELLREKEKDLFRY
- a CDS encoding metal ABC transporter permease; this translates as MLDFFSTKIILFAIIGAVLTGYTCSLMGTFVVRMNLSSLGFAMSHAAFAGAALGLFLRKDPLIFALLFSTFVSLALGPLADKAKLKTDVVIGVIFSLSMAIGLLFLNLSPDTAMSSTAMSILWGSVLGMTTADIIYLLIITVIAILFVVMFFKEINAILFDRKLARSSGINDKPFYYLILILTSLTVAFSLKLVGGLLVFALMINPTSSVYQFSYDMKKIIIFSPIVGVVSCLLGMLMSFSFDLPTGSSIAIVCSAIFGISVLISPKRRKG
- a CDS encoding pyruvate/oxaloacetate carboxyltransferase, producing MSKVKITDTTLRDAHQSLIATRLEIEDMLEIVGEMDKVGFHSFEMWGGATFDSAIRYLNEDPWERITKLKEIAPKTPFQMLLRGQNLVGYKHYPDDIVHKFVEASFTRGIDIFRIFDALNDVRNMEVPIEAIKKVGGHAQAALSYTISPVHTIDYYIKVAEEMVALEIDSICIKDMAGLINPMDAFNLVKSLKENFDLPVCLHSHCTSGMAPTSYFKAIEAGVDIIDTAIGPFSFGTSQPGVETMCAMLENTEYKSDLDIERVYKIANYFKKLMDKYKGLLSEASITVNTQILHFQIPGGMMSNLVSQLRDQNAENRLDEILLEVPKVRKELGYPPLVTPLSQIVGAQATLNVLSGQRYKLIPNEVKNYVKGLYGRPAAPIDKDIQKLIIGNEKVSYEKSPDLKNPSYQKFKDEVKDKIEKEEDVLSYALFPEIALAFFEKRKNHVAKPKVEHKEIEKAAPKEITKTQPVKQQPQPNGGVSLKAPLPGAILKIVGEIGKPVKKDSVVFIISAMKMENEIVSPASGVLQKVFVKEGDIVQTGDVLATIA
- a CDS encoding metal ABC transporter ATP-binding protein; its protein translation is MDKAIELNAVDTTYEGEKIPCLKNISLNINKGEFIAVIGPNGAGKTTLLETINGLLESNSGEVKVLGKALRGDGNSIRKYVGYVPQDYSIDELTPFLVSDVVLMGRYGKIGLLKPITKKDKEIASNMMEYMGINSISKRPIGKLSGGQAQKVMIARALAKEPEIILMDEPFSNLDFEARREVSEKLIHFHKSKGMTFVIVIHDIASIPKSCNRVIVMDNGRIVADGNKEDILKPELLEMGYKGMVC
- the rpiA gene encoding ribose-5-phosphate isomerase RpiA → MDDKKSVGIYAASLVKDGDVVGLGTGSTTAFTIIELGKRIREEGISIYGIPTSFQAKLLAVESNIPITTLDEHDIDISIDGADEVDPTLCLLKGRGGALLQEKIIDYSANRFVVVCEERKLVEKLGKFFPVTIEVFPLAYRKVFELLSSFGSPVLRKGDKKDGPVMTDNGNFIIDLFTSVENPKSMEKELNDIPGIFENGIFTSKCEVVFMKDGKMVVLKS
- the tmk gene encoding dTMP kinase, encoding MKRFIVFEGIDASGKETQAKLLSSFFKKKGFDVLLTHEPIYEEPIGKVIKSNLEKKISLASETIAMLYAADRHEHYLKVKKALNEDKIVISDRYKYSNMAYQGANGVDPKWIEEIEKYSLDPDMVFYIRVRPESAMKRRKEKDLYEENFDFQKKVFDIYESLSKKYKFIIIDGEMSIEDIHKNILKYLE
- a CDS encoding helix-turn-helix domain-containing protein encodes the protein MKEYAKELKINVPEKSDMDKGLMDMLKFFLDTESKVKIYLYLLKKGNSTYDNIAEGTAIYPSACRESLASMEQMKVVEKAPGDPETYTAVSPSKLVDRKIGQLEKELNDFLKLEEVIKDKKEIKTPILPFKIKIERVENSENKDEE